Within the uncultured Draconibacterium sp. genome, the region ATAGTAAAAGTTATTTGATCAAATAATCAGCATGGCATCGCCATAAGTACCAAAACGGTAATCGTTTTTAATGGCAACATCGTAAGCTTCCATAACAAAATCGTATCCGCCAAATGCGGCAACCATCATCAACAATGTTGAGTAAGGCAGGTGGAAGTTTGTAATCATGCTGTTCGCAACGCTAAACTCGTAAGGAGGGAAAATGAATTTGTTTGTCCATCCTTCAAATGGTTTCAAAAATCCTTGCGTTGATACCGAGCTTTCAAGTGTACGCATTACAGTTGTTCCCACGGCACAAACATTACGTTTCTCTTGTTTTGCGTTATTTACCATCTCGCAAGCTTCGTTGTTAATCCAAATCTGCTCCGAGTCCATTTTATGCTTGGTGAGGTCTTCTACATCAACACTGCGGAAGTTTCCTAATCCAACATGCAAAGTAACGTAAGAGAAATCAACACCTCTAATCTCCAAACGTTTTAACAACTCGCGGCTAAAGTGCAAACCTGCTGTTGGAGCAGCAACTGCACCTTCGTGTTTGGCAAAAATCGTCTGATAACGGTCTGTATCTTCGGGTTGTACCGGGCGGTTGATAGTACGGGGGAGTGGTGTTTCTCCCAGGCTGTAAAGTGTTTGTTTGAATTCGTCGTAAGGGCCATCAAACAAAAAGCGCAAAGTACGACCGCGCGATGTAGTGTTATCTATAACCTCAGCAACCAACAAATCGTCGTCGCCAAAATACAGTTTGTTACCAATACGTATTTTACGTGCCGGATCAACCAGTACGTCCCACAAACGTTGCTCGCGGTTTAATTCGCGAAGAAGAAAAACTTCGATTTCTGCTCCGGTTTTTTCTTTGTTACCATACAAACGTGCTGGAAACACTTTGGTATCGTTAAAAACCATCACATCTTTATCATCAAAATAATCAAGCAGGTCTTTAAACAATTTGTGTTCAATTGTTCGTGTTGCTCTGTTCAGCACCATCAGTTTCGATTCGTCACGGTTATCGGCAGGGTGCAAAGCAATCTTTTCCTGTTCTAAATTGTACTTGAATTTTGATAACTTCATATTGTAATTTATTTATTAATAGTCATTTTTATGCGATCTGCAAAGATAATACAGTCAGTTGGTTTTTCATGCAGGATCACGTTATACGGTGGAATTTTCAAATGGTTTCATCTAAATTTAAGTTTTCCAGAAAAAAATCTACCTTAAACGCATCTTCTATTTTGTAATCGCCAATTCTTGTTCTTATTAACCCAGTTAAGTAGGCTCCACAATTTAACGCCTCGCCAATATCGCGGGCCAACGATCGGATGTAAGTTCCTTTGCCACAAACAACCTTTATTTTTACTTCCGGAAGATTAAACGATTCAATTTCAATGCTTCTTATAACAATTTTTTTTGCTTTAAGTTTTACATCTTCACCATTTCGGGCGTAATCGAATGCGCGTTTTCCCTTCACTTTTACTGCCGAAAAAACCGGAGGTACCTGATCAATCTCTCCGATAAATTGCAGCAAAATATTTTCAAAACTTTCGCGTGTAACATGCGAAAAGTCGGCCTGGCTGTCTTCTTCGGTTTCCAAATCGAACGATGGAGTTGTCGCTCCGATTTTTAGTGTAGCAATATATTCTTTTTCGCCAAGCTGTAATTCTTCAATCTTCTTGGTGGCTTTTCCTGTACATAATATAACTAGGCCGGTTGCCAGCGGATCAAGCGTTCCGGCGTGGCCAACTTTCATCTTTTTTATTCCCATCATTTGACACAGGTTATACCTTATTTTATTCACCACATCAAACGATGTCCATTCCAATTCTTTATCGAAAAGCAGAATTTCCCCGCCAGGGAAATCGTATATTTTTTTGAAATCGGGCATTAAGAGTCTATCTTCCAGTGTATTAAGCTTTTTTTTGGAAATCAGGCTGCAAAGATAGCAATTAGCCCAATAAGAGCGCAATAAATTGCAAAATAAATTAATTTACCACGTTTTACGATTTTTATCATCCACGAACAGGCCAGCCATCCTGAAATAAAAGCGCTTACAAATCCGATTAGCAAGGGCATTAATTCTACTTTGGATGAACTTAGTTCGCCTGTGATGATATCGAGAAAAGCAGCTCCCAGAATTGGAATTAAAACCATGAGGAACGAAAATCGTGCAACATCTTCTTTTTTACCTTTTAAAAGCAAACCTGTTGCAATGGTTGATCCGCTTCTCGAAATCCCCGGTAAAACGGCCAGTGTTTGTGCAACACCAATGAGTAATGCTTTGCCAAAAGTGATCCTTCCATCGCTTTTTTTAACAAATTGAGTAAGCGTAAGTAGGCAGGCAGTAAAAAGCAGCATGCAGCCTACAAAAAACAAGTTGCCGGTAAATAGGGCTTCCAACTTGTCGCGAAATAGAAAGCCGACTATTACTATCGGAATAGAAGAAAACAGGAGTTTGCTTATATATTCTGTTGATTCGTTCCATTGAAATGCAAAAAGATCTTTGCATAAAACCATAATATCTTTCCGGAATACAAGAATGGTACTTAATACTGTAGCCACATGAACAGTTAGCACAAAAAGCAAACTGTTTTCGTCTTTTATGCCTAAAAGTGCGTGGCCAATCTCAAGATGTCCGCTTGAGCTAACTGGAAGAAATTCGGTAAGTCCCTGGACGATGCCGAGAAGTAATGCCTGGAGTTCGGTCATAAAAAATAAAATTAATCTTCTTTTGGTTTTTTCATAATGGCGTAGATCTCGAACCCAAAGCCAAGAAGCAACAGGATAGGAGCCAAGGTGATCCGACGGAAACTAAAAATATCTTCGCTAAAAACATTAGGATCGTCGCTTCCGCCGCCGGCCATTAATATAAATCCAACAACGATTACGGCAAAACCAATTGCTATTAGTTTGTAGTTTTCTTTGCCCAACGCAAAGCCTACTGTTTCCTTAACTTCTTTATTCTTTTTAGCCATTATTTTCTGAAATTGGTGCTGTAAAGATAATTAATAAAATAATTCATCAAATTTCATTCGAAGGAATTTGCCCAGCGCCAGCCACGTTGATAAAAATGAGATGGTAAAGCCCAGTAAAAACACAATGCCAATAATGAGTACGATTGTTTGCAGATCGGCAAAATTTATCAATCCGTAAAGTTCTTGTTTGTATATATAAATACTGCCAATAAGAATGGTGTTGGCCAGAATTCCACCCAGTGCTCCGAGGAATAGGCTTTTGATTAAAAATGGTTTGCGAATAAAACCTTTGCTGGCACCCACCATTTGCATGGTGTTTATGGTAAAACGCTGCGAATAAATCAACAAACGAATGGTATTATTAATCAATCCGAAGAATATAAATGTAAGTAAGCCGCTTATAATCAGCAGCGCCAGACTTATCTTTCTCACATTTTCATTAATTAGTGTAACCAGGTTTTTCTGGTAATAAACCTCGGTAACTTGCGGGTACTCTAAAAACTGTTGTTCCAAAACCTGCAGACTATCGGTGTGGGTATAGGTCGCATTTAGTTTAATATCGAGCGAAGCAAACAACGGATTGTAGCCCAAAAATCCCTGGAAATCTTCGCCCAGTTCTTTTGTTAATTCGTTGGCGGCCGATTCTTTGTCGATGTAATTAACTGATTTTACAAAGTCGCCGGCACTTAAAATTTTTTGCAGACGAATGATCTCTGTTTCGCGCAGATCGTCGGCCAGGACCAGGGTGAACCCGATTTTTTCGCGCACATAATCTGATAGTTTTTTGCTGTTGATGAGAATAAAACTGAGCATGCCCAGCAAAATAAGCACAAGCGTAATACTGGTTAACGAAGTTATCCACGAATTGAAAAAACGCTTTTTAAACTTTTTCGGTTTTTTGCTCATGCTGTTACAAAATTTCTGTCTCTTACAAATGTATATAATTTTGTGAGCGACAATAATTTCGCTTTGGCTTCTTTTTTACAACGATGTGTTAACATTAAATTCATTTGAAACAATTATTGCAAATCCTGCAGAGAATGGTAGATTTGAGCCGTTTTCAGAAATCGATTCCAAATCAGTCATAAAATCATTTAACTAATTGAATTTTTGACTGTTATTTCTTTGGAAATACGAAAAAAGAGAATACTTTTGCAGTCCCGATTATTATCCTTAGAAATAAGGAGTGTAAATAGTTGATTTTCTTTGAGTAAAGCAGTTTGTCGAAAAATTCCGTTGAGACAAAAAATGCGACAAAAAGTAAAATCAGAAGTGTTTTAAACAATAAAAAATTAGAAAAGTGGACACACTTAGTTATAAAACTGTTTCGGCTAATAAAGCTACCGTTAACAAAGAATGGGTAGTTGTTGATGCTGAAAATATGGTATTGGGACGTTTGGCAAGTGTAGTTGCCAAAATGTTAAGAGGTAAATACAAGCCAAATTTCACACCTCACGTAGATTGTGGCGATAACGTAATTGTTATCAACGCTGAAAAAGTGGCCTTAACCGGTAAAAAAATGTCGGACAAAATTTATGTTCGTCACAGTGGTTACCCAGGTGGACAGCGTACTCAAACTCCACAAGATATTTTAGCTAAATATCCTGAGCGTTTGGTAGAGAAAGCTGTAAAAGGTATGCTTCCTAAAAACAAATTAGGTAGCGACTTATTCAGAAATTTGCATGTAGTAATTGGTGCCGAGCACAAATTTGAGGCTCAAAAACCAAAAGTTGTTGATTTAAATACGATTAAATAATGGAAGTAGTAAACACAATCGGACGTAGAAAATCAGCTGTTGCTCGTATTTACGTAAGCGAAGGTAAAGGAAATATTACCATCAATAAAAGGGAACTTAAAGAGTACTTCCCCGCAGAGACATTGCAATATATTGCAATGCAGCCACTAAATCTTCTTGAGGTTGCAGAGAAATACGATATCAAAGCAAACCTTGATGGTGGTGGCCCAAAAGGTCAGGCAGAAGCTTTCCGTTTGGCTGTTACCCGCGCATTAATGGAAATCGATCCTGAGTCGAGACCACAGCTAAAAGCTGCAGGTTTTGTTACCAGAGACCCACGCGAGGTGGAACGTAAAAAACCGGGACAACCAAAAGCAAGAAAACGTTTCCAGTTCTCAAAACGTTAAGATTATTATTTATCAAATTATATGGATCTAAAACGGCTGTGATTCCGTCGGCTGACGGACTACTCAGCGGTTGCTTTTAGAGCATAGAAAAAGTAAAAAGATGCCAAAAACAAATTTTCAAGAATTATTGGAAGCAGGTGCTCATTTTGGTCACCTGAAAAGAAAGTGGAATCCAAACATGGAGCCTTATATCTTCATGGAGAAAAACGGTATCCACATTATCGATCTGCAAAAAACAGTTGTAAAAATTGATGAAGCTGCTGCAGCCATCAAACAAATTGCAAAATCAGGTCGTAAAGTGTTATTCGTTGCCACTAAAAAGCAAGCCAAAGAATTGGTTGCCGAGCAAGTTAAAGAGGTAGGAATGCCTTATGTAACTGAGCGCTGGCCAGGAGGTATGCTTACCAACTTCCCTACAATCCGTAAAGCGGTTAAAAAAATGATCTCCATCGATAAAAT harbors:
- the queA gene encoding tRNA preQ1(34) S-adenosylmethionine ribosyltransferase-isomerase QueA; translated protein: MKLSKFKYNLEQEKIALHPADNRDESKLMVLNRATRTIEHKLFKDLLDYFDDKDVMVFNDTKVFPARLYGNKEKTGAEIEVFLLRELNREQRLWDVLVDPARKIRIGNKLYFGDDDLLVAEVIDNTTSRGRTLRFLFDGPYDEFKQTLYSLGETPLPRTINRPVQPEDTDRYQTIFAKHEGAVAAPTAGLHFSRELLKRLEIRGVDFSYVTLHVGLGNFRSVDVEDLTKHKMDSEQIWINNEACEMVNNAKQEKRNVCAVGTTVMRTLESSVSTQGFLKPFEGWTNKFIFPPYEFSVANSMITNFHLPYSTLLMMVAAFGGYDFVMEAYDVAIKNDYRFGTYGDAMLII
- the truB gene encoding tRNA pseudouridine(55) synthase TruB — its product is MPDFKKIYDFPGGEILLFDKELEWTSFDVVNKIRYNLCQMMGIKKMKVGHAGTLDPLATGLVILCTGKATKKIEELQLGEKEYIATLKIGATTPSFDLETEEDSQADFSHVTRESFENILLQFIGEIDQVPPVFSAVKVKGKRAFDYARNGEDVKLKAKKIVIRSIEIESFNLPEVKIKVVCGKGTYIRSLARDIGEALNCGAYLTGLIRTRIGDYKIEDAFKVDFFLENLNLDETI
- a CDS encoding undecaprenyl-diphosphate phosphatase yields the protein MTELQALLLGIVQGLTEFLPVSSSGHLEIGHALLGIKDENSLLFVLTVHVATVLSTILVFRKDIMVLCKDLFAFQWNESTEYISKLLFSSIPIVIVGFLFRDKLEALFTGNLFFVGCMLLFTACLLTLTQFVKKSDGRITFGKALLIGVAQTLAVLPGISRSGSTIATGLLLKGKKEDVARFSFLMVLIPILGAAFLDIITGELSSSKVELMPLLIGFVSAFISGWLACSWMIKIVKRGKLIYFAIYCALIGLIAIFAA
- a CDS encoding DUF3098 domain-containing protein, which codes for MAKKNKEVKETVGFALGKENYKLIAIGFAVIVVGFILMAGGGSDDPNVFSEDIFSFRRITLAPILLLLGFGFEIYAIMKKPKED
- a CDS encoding permease-like cell division protein FtsX; the protein is MSKKPKKFKKRFFNSWITSLTSITLVLILLGMLSFILINSKKLSDYVREKIGFTLVLADDLRETEIIRLQKILSAGDFVKSVNYIDKESAANELTKELGEDFQGFLGYNPLFASLDIKLNATYTHTDSLQVLEQQFLEYPQVTEVYYQKNLVTLINENVRKISLALLIISGLLTFIFFGLINNTIRLLIYSQRFTINTMQMVGASKGFIRKPFLIKSLFLGALGGILANTILIGSIYIYKQELYGLINFADLQTIVLIIGIVFLLGFTISFLSTWLALGKFLRMKFDELFY
- the rplM gene encoding 50S ribosomal protein L13, which translates into the protein MDTLSYKTVSANKATVNKEWVVVDAENMVLGRLASVVAKMLRGKYKPNFTPHVDCGDNVIVINAEKVALTGKKMSDKIYVRHSGYPGGQRTQTPQDILAKYPERLVEKAVKGMLPKNKLGSDLFRNLHVVIGAEHKFEAQKPKVVDLNTIK
- the rpsI gene encoding 30S ribosomal protein S9 — its product is MEVVNTIGRRKSAVARIYVSEGKGNITINKRELKEYFPAETLQYIAMQPLNLLEVAEKYDIKANLDGGGPKGQAEAFRLAVTRALMEIDPESRPQLKAAGFVTRDPREVERKKPGQPKARKRFQFSKR